The sequence below is a genomic window from Anaerocolumna chitinilytica.
ATAGGATGCTGTCTGAATATATTTTGTTCCCATTAAAACCAAGGCTATAATAATATTTACTATTGGTATAAGCCATATTATTGTGTTATTAAAACTGTGTTTTTGTTTCAGAATTTCTGCTTTTAAGTAATTAATCATTGAAAGAGCCTTCCTTTCTCACAATCTCCATAAAGAGCGCTTCAAGATTTTCTGACTGGGAAAGTTCTTCTTGATACAAAAGTTTTCCATTCACGATAATTCCAATGTGATCGGCTATTTGCTGGATTTCTGATAAATTATGACTTGATATGATAACGGTAATGCCTTGTCTAGGAAATGTTCTGATAAGTTCCCTCAAATCATTGATTCCAATGGGGTCAAGACCATTGGTTGGTTCATCTAAAATCAGAAATTTTGGATTGTTTAAGAGTGCCATAGCAATCCCTAGGCGTTGTTTCATCCCCATCGAAAAGCTTCCGGCACGTTTTTTACCTGTATTTGTAAGGTTTACTATTTCTAAGACCTCATTTATTCGCTTATCCGGCAATCCATAAATTAAGGTTCTGACTTTTAGATTCTCTCTTGCAGATAAATTTTCATAGATTGGTGCATTTTCAATCAAAGAGCCTATCTTCCCCAGATCTTTTCTTACAAGCACTTTTCCATCCAGCAATATTTCACCAGAAGTGGGTTCCATCATACCTGTTATCATCTTTAAAAAGGTAGATTTGCCTGCCCCATTTGGTCCAAGCAGACCATAAATCGTATTTTCTTCTACCTTAATCGATATCCGATCATTGGCTTTTTGCGTCTTAAAACTTTTACAAAGTTCTTTTGTCTCTAATATGTAATTCATAAAAATATCCTCCCTATTTAAACTGTTTTAAATATAGAGGATAAATATAAGGATTTTATAAGGAAATGTAATTTATATAATTATGCACTATTCATATTTTATAATGATTACTCTTTAAACCAAATTACGATGTCGGAAATGCGATAAATAACATGATTAGCCGTATTAGTCTATTTACTATTTTTTTTGCAATCGTAAATTGTAAAAATAATTTTTGAGATAATTAGAGTACCAACAAAAACCCAAGTCGTAGATGTAATGATTGCTTTATGAAATATCAGGCACCAAATAATAGTTACTCCAAAATAAAGGAATAAAATTTTCATAAGTTCTTTCATATTTTTTAGTATCCTGCTTTTCGTAATAAGCGGCACCTCCCTAATATCAGCAATAAACGTTTTAAATTTTTATCATATCTTTATTTTATTTGTTCATATAAGATAGACATACTTCCTGTTGGAAGCAGAAGTCCTCGCTCCAATAAATCAGCTAAGCCTTTTAATTTATTACGAACTTGCTCTACAGTCCAATGGAATATACCAGGATCTAATAAAAATGTGAATACTGAAAGTATTATTTCTGAATAAACTTCAGGATAATTACAAGAAAAAGTCCCTTCTTCCATACCCTGTTTCAGTATATCTGTAAGGATGGGGGATAATTCTGTTAGAATTTTAGCAAGTGACTTTTGGTGAAGCTCAGCATTTTGAGGTAAGTGTAAATAAGTATCAATTTCTGAGGTAACATGTTGGTTAAAATATGTGGTAAATAACAAACGAAATTTAGATAAGGCATCTACATCATTCTCATGAAGTTTTTTTTTGCAATTTTCAATTATTTCACCGTAAGAACGCTCAATAAGTGAGTCAGTTATTTCCTCTTTTGATGAATAATAATAGTAAATTCCACCTTTTGCTATTCCTGCTTTATTAGCAATCTCGCTTATGGATACTGTTGATTTTTCTTTCAGTAACTCCAACATTGCATCTAAAATTATGTCTTTTTTATTCATAGGACTCTCCATTTAACCATTCTTTTATATATTATATCACGTTAAAAGGCACTTGACTAGCGGTCAAATATATGTTAAATTATAGGAAAGTTGACCATCGGTCAAAAAATGGAGGAAGCAGAATGAAGAAAGGAAAGTACGGTTTAGACGCACCAGCAATAGTTATAGGATATATAACATCCGGAGTTCTATTAACTTTAATGGAGGTTATTTACTTCTCCAGTGAGAGCTGGATTTTATATTTTGGTTGCCTGTGTTTAGTCATTGGTTCTTATATGATTTATAGTAGTAGGATTGGTAAGTACAAAATGAGAGAACGAATAATTCAAAAGCTCTGTATCACCGGAGATGAAATATCTTTGGATGTGGGCTGCGGCCGGGGCTTATTGCTAAATGGTGTTGCATCAAAGCTTAATACTGGGAAAGTATATGGCGTTGATATATGGAGTGTTAGAGATGAATCCGGTAATAATTATAATACTACTATGCAAAATGCACGAATTGAAGGCACCGAATCAAAAGTAGAAGTAATAAACTCAGATATGAGAAATTTACCATTTACAGATAGCTATTTTGATATTATTGTTTCAAGTCTCGCAATTCATAATCTAAAAAATAATGATCAAAGAGAAAAAGCTCTTCTTGAAATTGCTAGAGTGGCAAAAAAAGGATGTAAACTAGCCATATTAGATATAGCGCATATTAACTTTTATCGGAACATTCTTTCAAATAATGGATTTGACATAGAATATATCGAACGTTCTGTCCATATTTTCCCACCAAGTAAAGTGATTTATGCCAGGAAATCTTAATAGTTGACAAGGCAAGATTCAATCAAACACCAGATTATAAGCTTCTACTTTATCGTTCTAAGCTCAATAATTATAGATAATATACAATCAATGACAGTAAGACCCTCCCAGACTAGTATTGCATTGGACATCCATACCTTAATTACATAATAGCTGTAGTTCATAAAGTATGGCCAGATTATGATAATTATCAATAGTATTATTTTTAGGAAAAGTAGAATTATACTTCTTTCCATAGTTCCAGTTTTCACCTTTTCAACCTTAGCAAGCTTCTTTCTTCCCAAGACGCAGTTTTTAAGCTTAAAACATAAGCTTACTAATACTATTGTACTTAACACTGAAAATATCATATCCAATAACAAGTAAGTATCATTATAACTAAATTTACTCATCTGCTTACCATCATATTTTTATACGTATTATAAGCAATTTGTGTAGGTGCACTTGAATCCAGATTTGCCAGTACAAATATTCCTTCCTGTTTTTCCAAATTCATTATAACTTGTGAAGAATAATTCGGATTACTTCCACTATGACTGATTACTCCGTTCTTGGTATCATGGTTCCATCCATAAGAATAATATTTATTCAACTCTTCATATCCTGCGGATTCTTTATCCACTTCATGTGATTTATTAATTGCTCTTTTAAGCTTAACCGGAATATCACCAAGCCCCAATTGAGCATTCATCCAAAACCCTAACTCTTTCACATTGGTTACCAAATATCCGGCTGCGATATTACCGTTATATCTAGGTGCCCTATACTCTACGCTATTTCCTAAGAATGCCTTATAGCCTTTGGGAAGGTTATTCGATATCTTTTCGTGCCCGGTTGAAAAATAGCTTTCTGTCATTCCTAACGGAAGCAGTATATTATCTGTTACAAAATCCTGGAACCTTTCTCCTGTAATTTTTTCAATAATAAGGGCTAAAATATCATAATTCACGGTAGCATAATTATGTTTGGTACCAGGGTAAGATTCCAAATTGATAGTTGAGATATTACGTATGGTTCTCTCAAGCATGTTAGCCTTGGTTCCCTCAGGAATTAACCGTATGCTCCAGGGCGGAATACCGCTGGTATGGGCTAATAACTGGTTAATAGTTATTTTCTCATGTTTACCATTATAAGTAGGTGTAAACCAGGAAATGTAATCCGTCACACAATCTGATCCGTATAAATACCCCTCTTCCTCCAATAAAATGATTGCTAATGCCGTAAATGCCTTAGTTGTTGAGCCTATCTCAAACAGGGATTCTTCGTTAATCTTTTTTTTATGTTTTACATCAGCATATCCATAACATTTATATTCTAATTTTCCTTGCCTTGAGATTACCATCGCTACACCGGGTGTAGATGTTTTTTTCATCATGACTTCCGCCATACTATCCACATTATTGTAGTCACTTGGTATAAATAAAATATTAAGTTCCTTCCATAACATAGCTAATAGAACTAATATTATAAAGAAGCTGATAAACACTGTAGTTTTTGTTTTCTTTTTCATTTATCCTGTCTATTCCCTTGTTGATTTTCTAATACTATTCTTTTATAATTCTTTTTCTTCTCCTATATCCAATACCAATACATCAATTCCCATTTGTTCTAATTTCATCTTAAATTCTAGAGGGTTCTCTTTTAAATGATGTACTGGTATTACCAGCTTCGGTTTTATAGAAAGCATTGCTTCTATTGCTTCGTTAATATTCATTGTAAATACTCCACCAATAGGAACAATAGCGATATCAATATTACTAATCTTCTTCATATCAGGGATAAGGTCTGTATCTCCTGAAAAATAAATTCTTTTGTTTTCTACATTAATTATATAGCCTACACCCTCTCCAAGTTTATGTACTTTCCTAGTTGAAGCTCCCTCACTGGTATTATAAGCATTTACAATTTCAATTGAAATCTTATCAAATTGGTACTCATTTTTTGAAGTAATGATTCTTATGTTATCATCCGCTTCTTTTTTATAGCTCTTTGGGGTTAATATTATTGTGTTTTTATCACTTAATCGTTTAATAGTAACTTCTTTGCAATGGTCTTTATGAATATGTGATATTAAAATCACATTTCCTGTTTCCAGTTTTTCTGGTAAAACATCATCCTCTAACTCTGAAAAGATAACTTTTTTGTTCGATTTTTTAAAATAAGTACTCATATAGGATGGGTCAATGTAAATAACGTACTCAGGCACTTTTATTTGAATCCATGAACGTGGAAACCACTTTATAATCAAATTTTACTCCCCCAAGCTCTTAAAATTAATGCTTGAAACTCTTTTAAAATTTTCTACTATTTATTATTACATGCAAACTGTGCTTCAATAGATAACAACTTATAAATCTCCTGCACGAGACTCACGTTTTTCTTTATATGAAAATAATGTTTCAAACCTTTCCAATTCAATATCAGAGGGATCAAATACTGTATCAAAATTATAGATACCTGGATGCTTTATTAAATAATCTTCTTCAAGTTCTTTCGCCATAAAAAAGGAAGCTTCCTCGTCTAACGAACTATCTGGAAGATGTATATGGTACTTAGATGCAGAAATAAAACCAAATCTTCTATAATAATCAGGATTACCCGTGATAAGAACAGCTTTATATCCGAGTTCTTTGGCTCTTTTCATGGTTTCTGTTATTAGAAGTGAACCAATTCCTTGACCTTGAAACTCCGGAAGAATTGATATCGGTCCAAATGCGATAATTTCGTTGCAAATCATTCCTTCTTTCATCATTCTTGAATATATAATATTCCCAATAACTCTGCCTTTTTCCACCGCAACATAATCTAATTCTTTTATAAACGTTGATGATTTTCGAAGATTATGAAGAACCAGATGTTCATTGCATCCAGGTCGATATACATTCCAAAACGCCTCTCGTGTAACGTTTTCGGTTTCTTTATAATCTCCTTCTAGTTCATGTCTAAGCTCCACTGTTTCTCCTCCTGATTTTAATACTTTTTATTGAGATATCTAAATATAATGATTCCTGCTACATACTGAAAAACAAGGTATCCGAATAAATACAAAATCAAAATTTTAGAATAGCGTATAATTTCTAAGGATTCTAGGGCTGAAAAAATAACTATTGATATACTAATAGTGACTAGACCCAATATATAAGCATATCTCCCTGATTGATTTCTAAATTTTTCTTTTCGTTCATCATGTAGTTCAATGGTTTCGTTTTCTATACGTTCCATATATCTGATTTTATTGTTGGGGTGTGACCAATAGAAATACTTCCATAATCCTACACACCCTCCGGCAACTCCTGCACCGGCTAACCCCCAGAGCAGACTCTCAAGTTTCGTGTTACTAAACCCTGCAATGATTCCAAATAAAAGACCAATTATTAGATAGCTAATTCCTGTGTATAAATTGCTTTTCTTCATTTTTTTACACCCCTTTCAAATATAAATATTTCCTCTATTGTTTTTTCAAAGTAGTCTGCTATGATAAACGCCAGCTCCAAAGATGGATTGTATTTTCCATTCTCTATTGAACTGATCGTTTGTCTGGAAACACGAATTGCCTTTGCAAAATCCTCTTGATTTAATCCGTACTCCTTTCTTAACTGTTCGACTTTGTTTTCCACAAAAACACCTCCTGAAGTTATGACAAGGTTCCTTTACATTTTTTATTATATACTTATTAATCCATTTTTGTCAAGGTTCTTTTACATTTTTACAATTTTTATCTTCTTAAATTAAGGTTGCCAGGTATCAAAACATAGTATGGAAACCAATTATAGGCATTATAAAACACCCTACCATTTTGTAATGATAAGGTGTTATTATAGTTCTTTATTTGAGTGGAAATGAGTATAAACGATGTTTACTTAAGTTCAAGATAGTTTGGTCTAAAATTATCATCTGCTAGGTTCATTTCACCACCGAATCCATAGAATACCCAGTTATCATCATCATCTTTTCTATAAACATACTTTCGATACCAATTCTTTAATTTGCTATCTGCTCCTAAATATTCTTCTGTTATAGTCAATAAACTATTGTTAAAGAATTTGTTTTTATAATAGGTATTCGTGATTATAGCAGAAACTAACTCAATATTTTGGTGATATATAGTGGGATAAAATACATTTTTTTGCAAATGAAGTGTACTTATCTTATTATCATCAATTTCCTTATTATAAAAAAATATATATTTCCATTCTACATCTTCGTATCCATCATATGCATCTGTAATATCACGCAAAAATTTATTATATTCATCCCTCGAAACTTCATCCTTGGCAGTGATATCTACAATAATTTTATCACCCTTTTCAATCATTTGTTTAGCCAACTGCATATCAAAATTAAGCTCTTCTGTTTTTTCGGGTTTTATTTTGTCGTTAGTATTTATACAAGAAGTTAGTGTTATTACGTAAATGATAACTGCACATATCAAAATTAATTTTTTCATATTGCCCCCCCTCATATAGATAAAACAGTCTAATATGAACTCTAAAACTATTTTTTCTAAAAGCTTTCTAAAGCATAAATATCCCCTACAATATATATATCATAACGATCTCTATTATCACAATAGCTATTTTTATAACCTATTAATTATTAGATATAAAAAGTTCCATAACAACCTATAAAAAAGTTGATATGGAACTTTTATTACATTATAGCTTAAAATAGCCTGTGATTCCTTACCATTTCGAGCTAGATAAATTTTATTCTCCTTTTAAAATTATTTGATCAATGATATATTTTTTCATTGGTGAAATGAATCCTTCATCTAAATTTAAGCGATTATGATTGTACTGTAACTCCGTAATATTATACATACCTTTTTCAAAGTTGAATGAATATCCATCATCTTCATAAAGAGCGAAAGAAGATATATCACTGCCATAAATATTAATTGTTAAATTGAATTGCGTATTTTCATTAATCCACTCGACAGGATTTGCAATAGGGATTATGGAATTTCCCTTCACAAATATCGGAATATGGTCAATCGGTACTTCAACTTCATTGAGCCACTGGTCGCCAATCAATCTTGCTCCGGTCTCGAAATCAAACCAAACACCTTCCGGTAAGTAAATATTTCTCTTATTGCCTTCATCTGCAAATATAGGCGCTGCCATCAATGAGTCTCCGATCCAAACCTGATCTTCTACTTCCTGAGCATATATATCGTTTGGATAATCCATTACCAAGGCACGAAAAACCGGTGTTCCGGTTGTTTTATATTTCCAAAAGGCACTATATAAATATGGTATCAGACTCATTCGAAATTCAAGTGCTTTTTTACAAGCTAAAGTCAGAGCTATTCTTTCACTTTCTGGTAGAAGCTCTCCCCGTAAATTCTCCTCATAGTGAAACTGACGCCAGGGTAGATTTGGAATCATCCATGAATTTATACAGACCTGAGCAGATAAGCAAACTATTTGTATTCGTCTGATTAACTCTATTGCACTGTCAGTCTGCCTAACCTCCGGTGTCCATAGTAAACCAGAAAAGCCTGCATTTAGTAATGCTCTGAAAAAGTCCCTATGATTATAAAGATCACTATATAATACAAAGGGATATGAAGATGCTAAAGCATGTGATGCTCGAACTTGGCTATATGTTCTCTTGTTTTTCTTCTTGTAAAGCTCATACTGAGTATCCTGAAAGAAAATGCCGATTTGATTATGCATTTGCTCTCCGTCAAGACCCGATGGAAATTGTGTACAATTTGGAAAAGACCAACCACCGGTATAATCAGAGCTGTCACATTCATCTAACTTAAAACCGGCAATACCCAAATCAACAAGTTTTTCATGATGCTTCCCAAAGGCTTCTCGTGCTTGTAGGATGGAAAAATCAGGTACCAAGCCTTCCCAAACCAAGTAATCGCCAGAATGGTCCTTAATCTCATCATAAAAAGGAGCCGAAGGATTAACAAAAGCTTGTTCCCACAGATTTATATCGAAATTGCTGTCTTTAAGTGCTTTGACCATATCTTCAGGTACTGGGAATTTTTTATCATTCCACAAATAGGAACATGAATAAGCTTTTGAATGCCACCCGGGTTCTAAGCCAATGATATCACATGGAATGTGGTCATCTCTTAAAGCTTTCGAAATATCGAGTATTCCATTCTGGTCTGCATCAACATAACCTCGGTATAGAACTCCTAACCCTTTTAATGGCGGTAAACATCCTCCGCCGGAGAATAGGTTATATCGGCATATTGCATCTTTCATATCTGTTCCCGCAAAAATGTAGATATCAATGCCTTGTGCTACAGGGATATCAATAACCATAGATGAAGATGATTGTACTGTTTTATACAATGCTTCTGTTGTACCTTTGGGACCAAGTTCAGACTCTCTTGATTTTTGCTCCTTTGCAGCACTGCTGCCACAATAAAAAGAAACATATCTTGCGGTATCAACTAATATTCCATATCCCAAAGTTGATACATAGAAAGGAACGGGTGCATGGCTATCTCCTGAATCCGATGATGGATCAGCATTTGTTCTGATAATCTTTTTTTTCCCATTCTGCATAAATGATTTAAGCTGTAAACCAAATCCATAGATTCTTTCCTCTTCATATATTGGCAGAGTAACTGTACAGCCTCTTTGAGATACGGAAATCTTAAAATCTTCATCAGTAAAAGGTGAGGATATCTTTATCAAATGATTAAATGCTTCCAGATTTTCTGATGTTCTTCTCAATTTTATGGGGGTTAAGACCTCAGGTTCTCCTAATGTAAGCTTATATATACCATTTAATATATTAATCATAGTTTCACATTTCCTTAAATGTTATTAATTGATTTTTAGAGTTTATTCGTTATCAGCTAACTTAAGCTACCTATGCTTAATAAATATATTGATTTTTTGCTTATTAACAAATAGAATGGATTTTAAGCTGTATAAACTCTTAAATCTACATAGGTATAAATATATTTTATTATTATTTGAATAAACAGTAAATATGAAAAATTGGCATATAATTTAATATGTTGTCATCTAATCGAGACAGGAATAGTATGAAAATGAAATATTAACTTTCTCTTATTAATTAATTTGTGTTAAAACTCATCGCATGGGGGTAATATGAAAGGTTATATCGGAATGAACTTTGATCTAAATTTAAGCCCTACTCTAATAACAA
It includes:
- a CDS encoding TIM-barrel domain-containing protein, yielding MINILNGIYKLTLGEPEVLTPIKLRRTSENLEAFNHLIKISSPFTDEDFKISVSQRGCTVTLPIYEEERIYGFGLQLKSFMQNGKKKIIRTNADPSSDSGDSHAPVPFYVSTLGYGILVDTARYVSFYCGSSAAKEQKSRESELGPKGTTEALYKTVQSSSSMVIDIPVAQGIDIYIFAGTDMKDAICRYNLFSGGGCLPPLKGLGVLYRGYVDADQNGILDISKALRDDHIPCDIIGLEPGWHSKAYSCSYLWNDKKFPVPEDMVKALKDSNFDINLWEQAFVNPSAPFYDEIKDHSGDYLVWEGLVPDFSILQAREAFGKHHEKLVDLGIAGFKLDECDSSDYTGGWSFPNCTQFPSGLDGEQMHNQIGIFFQDTQYELYKKKNKRTYSQVRASHALASSYPFVLYSDLYNHRDFFRALLNAGFSGLLWTPEVRQTDSAIELIRRIQIVCLSAQVCINSWMIPNLPWRQFHYEENLRGELLPESERIALTLACKKALEFRMSLIPYLYSAFWKYKTTGTPVFRALVMDYPNDIYAQEVEDQVWIGDSLMAAPIFADEGNKRNIYLPEGVWFDFETGARLIGDQWLNEVEVPIDHIPIFVKGNSIIPIANPVEWINENTQFNLTINIYGSDISSFALYEDDGYSFNFEKGMYNITELQYNHNRLNLDEGFISPMKKYIIDQIILKGE
- a CDS encoding MBL fold metallo-hydrolase, whose translation is MIIKWFPRSWIQIKVPEYVIYIDPSYMSTYFKKSNKKVIFSELEDDVLPEKLETGNVILISHIHKDHCKEVTIKRLSDKNTIILTPKSYKKEADDNIRIITSKNEYQFDKISIEIVNAYNTSEGASTRKVHKLGEGVGYIINVENKRIYFSGDTDLIPDMKKISNIDIAIVPIGGVFTMNINEAIEAMLSIKPKLVIPVHHLKENPLEFKMKLEQMGIDVLVLDIGEEKEL
- a CDS encoding lantibiotic protection ABC transporter ATP-binding protein, coding for MNYILETKELCKSFKTQKANDRISIKVEENTIYGLLGPNGAGKSTFLKMITGMMEPTSGEILLDGKVLVRKDLGKIGSLIENAPIYENLSARENLKVRTLIYGLPDKRINEVLEIVNLTNTGKKRAGSFSMGMKQRLGIAMALLNNPKFLILDEPTNGLDPIGINDLRELIRTFPRQGITVIISSHNLSEIQQIADHIGIIVNGKLLYQEELSQSENLEALFMEIVRKEGSFND
- a CDS encoding class I SAM-dependent methyltransferase, whose product is MKKGKYGLDAPAIVIGYITSGVLLTLMEVIYFSSESWILYFGCLCLVIGSYMIYSSRIGKYKMRERIIQKLCITGDEISLDVGCGRGLLLNGVASKLNTGKVYGVDIWSVRDESGNNYNTTMQNARIEGTESKVEVINSDMRNLPFTDSYFDIIVSSLAIHNLKNNDQREKALLEIARVAKKGCKLAILDIAHINFYRNILSNNGFDIEYIERSVHIFPPSKVIYARKS
- a CDS encoding GNAT family N-acetyltransferase; translated protein: MELRHELEGDYKETENVTREAFWNVYRPGCNEHLVLHNLRKSSTFIKELDYVAVEKGRVIGNIIYSRMMKEGMICNEIIAFGPISILPEFQGQGIGSLLITETMKRAKELGYKAVLITGNPDYYRRFGFISASKYHIHLPDSSLDEEASFFMAKELEEDYLIKHPGIYNFDTVFDPSDIELERFETLFSYKEKRESRAGDL
- a CDS encoding helix-turn-helix transcriptional regulator, whose product is MENKVEQLRKEYGLNQEDFAKAIRVSRQTISSIENGKYNPSLELAFIIADYFEKTIEEIFIFERGVKK
- a CDS encoding TetR/AcrR family transcriptional regulator → MNKKDIILDAMLELLKEKSTVSISEIANKAGIAKGGIYYYYSSKEEITDSLIERSYGEIIENCKKKLHENDVDALSKFRLLFTTYFNQHVTSEIDTYLHLPQNAELHQKSLAKILTELSPILTDILKQGMEEGTFSCNYPEVYSEIILSVFTFLLDPGIFHWTVEQVRNKLKGLADLLERGLLLPTGSMSILYEQIK
- a CDS encoding serine hydrolase domain-containing protein yields the protein MKKKTKTTVFISFFIILVLLAMLWKELNILFIPSDYNNVDSMAEVMMKKTSTPGVAMVISRQGKLEYKCYGYADVKHKKKINEESLFEIGSTTKAFTALAIILLEEEGYLYGSDCVTDYISWFTPTYNGKHEKITINQLLAHTSGIPPWSIRLIPEGTKANMLERTIRNISTINLESYPGTKHNYATVNYDILALIIEKITGERFQDFVTDNILLPLGMTESYFSTGHEKISNNLPKGYKAFLGNSVEYRAPRYNGNIAAGYLVTNVKELGFWMNAQLGLGDIPVKLKRAINKSHEVDKESAGYEELNKYYSYGWNHDTKNGVISHSGSNPNYSSQVIMNLEKQEGIFVLANLDSSAPTQIAYNTYKNMMVSR